A genomic window from Sanguibacter antarcticus includes:
- a CDS encoding phosphatidylinositol mannoside acyltransferase: MIDSARAFHLAWRHVGTLPPVIVRGLFSVVADVASLSRRGGVDQLRRNLRRARPEASAREIRTLARRGMRSYMRYYREVFVLQRTSEAQIAARVRVDGLENCTRFTDAGVSPVVALTHQGNWDLAGVYASRHIAPVLTVAERLEPPALYEEFKAFREGLGMEILTAGDGDVFRRLMREARSPAPARLICLLADRDLSHNGIEARLFDAQVRVATGPAALAVACGAPLVGANIVYERLTGARRRAAGSPWGIVITFHPAVDVPTAGTKGERMQAATQGWVDAVSPGLAEHPEDWHMLQKVFVDDLDPVRLAHTNQRTDTPWHSEA, from the coding sequence ATGATCGACTCAGCACGAGCCTTCCACCTCGCGTGGCGCCACGTCGGCACGCTCCCGCCCGTGATCGTGCGTGGACTGTTCTCGGTCGTCGCCGACGTCGCGTCGTTGAGCCGTCGCGGTGGCGTCGACCAGCTCCGTCGCAACCTTCGTCGTGCGCGCCCTGAGGCCTCCGCGCGGGAGATCCGCACGCTCGCTCGCCGCGGTATGCGGTCCTACATGCGGTACTACCGCGAGGTGTTCGTGCTCCAACGCACGAGCGAGGCACAGATCGCTGCGCGTGTGCGCGTCGACGGCCTCGAGAACTGCACCCGTTTCACCGACGCCGGTGTCTCACCTGTCGTCGCGCTCACCCACCAGGGGAACTGGGACCTCGCCGGGGTCTACGCCTCGCGGCACATCGCCCCAGTCCTCACCGTGGCCGAGCGCCTCGAGCCACCAGCCCTCTACGAGGAGTTCAAGGCGTTCCGCGAGGGGCTCGGCATGGAGATCCTCACGGCCGGGGACGGCGACGTCTTCCGCAGGCTCATGCGCGAGGCGAGGAGCCCAGCACCAGCGCGCCTCATCTGCCTGCTCGCCGACCGTGACCTCAGCCACAACGGCATCGAGGCCCGGCTCTTCGACGCCCAGGTCCGCGTCGCGACAGGCCCTGCCGCCCTCGCTGTGGCGTGCGGTGCGCCCCTCGTCGGAGCGAACATCGTCTACGAGCGGCTCACCGGCGCACGTCGTCGCGCCGCGGGCAGCCCGTGGGGCATCGTCATCACGTTCCACCCGGCCGTCGACGTCCCGACAGCGGGCACCAAGGGCGAGCGCATGCAGGCCGCGACCCAAGGCTGGGTCGACGCGGTGAGCCCCGGTCTCGCCGAGCACCCCGAAGACTGGCACATGCTCCAGAAGGTGTTCGTCGACGACCTCGACCCGGTGCGCCTGGCGCACACCAACCAGCGGACGGACACGCCATGGCACAGCGAAGCCTGA
- the pgsA gene encoding phosphatidylinositol phosphate synthase — MLSRLRGVMTMLFTPLARVLLRAGVSPDAVTALGAVGVLVTALWAFPTDHLAVGSVVIALFAFLDALDGTMARLSGRSSLWGAFLDSTLDRLADAAIFCGLAAYFLVQHDGGLRTYGTIAALACLVFGSLVSYARARAEGLGMTANVGIAERADRLLVSLAATVLVGLGAPAQVLVGALVLLALASLVTVVQRMLTVRHQAFAVPSPS, encoded by the coding sequence GTGCTGAGCCGACTGAGGGGCGTCATGACGATGCTCTTCACCCCCCTCGCCCGCGTGCTCCTCCGGGCAGGAGTCTCACCCGACGCCGTGACGGCGCTCGGTGCCGTCGGCGTGCTCGTCACGGCCCTGTGGGCGTTCCCGACGGACCACCTCGCGGTCGGCTCCGTCGTCATCGCCCTCTTCGCGTTCCTCGATGCGCTCGACGGCACGATGGCACGTCTCTCCGGCCGGTCCAGCCTCTGGGGAGCGTTCCTCGACTCGACGCTCGACCGGCTCGCGGACGCCGCCATCTTCTGCGGGCTCGCCGCCTACTTCCTCGTCCAGCACGACGGTGGTCTGCGCACGTACGGCACGATCGCGGCCCTGGCCTGCCTCGTCTTCGGTTCCCTCGTCTCCTATGCACGAGCTCGTGCCGAAGGCCTCGGCATGACGGCGAACGTCGGGATCGCGGAACGCGCTGACCGCCTCCTCGTCTCCCTCGCTGCCACCGTGCTCGTCGGCCTCGGAGCCCCCGCACAGGTGCTCGTCGGCGCACTCGTGCTCCTTGCCCTGGCCAGCCTCGTCACTGTCGTCCAGCGGATGCTGACCGTCCGCCACCAGGCGTTCGCCGTACCGAGCCCCTCATGA
- the thrS gene encoding threonine--tRNA ligase: MSESSLLGQSVTITVDGQQTTVTTGTTGTQLFADRREVVVLRVDGELRDLASELLEGTVVESVTIDSPDGLDVLRHSAAHVLAQAVQQVNPSARLGIGPPIKDGFYYDFDVAEPFTPEDLKALEKAMMRIVKEGQTFRRRPVADTDALVELADEPYKVELVGLKGTSDTAAEGASVEVGAGELTIYDNVRRNGDVAWSDLCRGPHLPSTKLIGNGYQLMRSAAAYWRGSEKNPQLQRIYGTAWATKDALKEHLERLAEAERRDHRRLGTELDLFSFPDEIGSGLAVFHPKGGIIRAEMEQYSRKRHVEEGYSFVNTPHITKEQLFQTSGHLDWYSEGMYPPMQLDEEHDADGVVRKAGQNYYLKPMNCPMHNLIFASRGRSYRELPLRLFEFGTVYRYEKSGVVHGLTRARGFTQDDAHIYCSRDQMKSELTNALTFVLGLLKDYGLDDFYLELSTRDPEKSVGSDEVWEEATRTLAEVAAESGLELVADPEGAAFYGPKISVQARDAIGRTWQMSTIQLDFNLPEKFDLEYAAADGTRQRPVMIHRALFGSIERFFAVLTEHYAGAFPAWLAPVQVLAVPVAEPFNDYLADVVAQLRASGIRADLDDSSDRFAKKIRTASTQKIPFVLIAGGEDAEAGAVSFRYRDGRQDNGVPIADAIERVRAAVRDRVQV, translated from the coding sequence GTGTCTGAGTCGTCGTTGCTGGGCCAGTCCGTCACCATCACAGTCGATGGGCAGCAGACGACGGTCACCACCGGCACGACCGGCACCCAGCTCTTCGCTGACCGTCGTGAGGTCGTCGTGCTGCGTGTCGACGGCGAGCTGCGGGACCTCGCCTCGGAGCTCCTCGAGGGCACGGTCGTCGAGAGCGTCACGATCGACTCGCCCGACGGTCTCGACGTGCTGCGCCACTCCGCCGCCCACGTCCTCGCGCAGGCGGTGCAGCAGGTCAACCCCTCCGCCCGGCTCGGGATCGGCCCGCCCATCAAGGACGGGTTCTACTACGACTTCGACGTCGCAGAGCCTTTCACGCCCGAGGACCTCAAGGCGCTCGAGAAGGCGATGATGCGCATCGTCAAGGAGGGCCAGACCTTCCGTCGGCGTCCCGTCGCCGACACCGACGCGCTCGTCGAGCTTGCCGACGAGCCCTACAAGGTCGAGCTCGTCGGGCTCAAGGGCACGAGCGACACCGCCGCCGAGGGCGCGTCGGTCGAGGTCGGTGCAGGTGAGCTGACGATCTACGACAACGTCCGACGCAACGGTGACGTCGCCTGGTCGGACCTCTGCCGTGGCCCGCACCTGCCGAGCACCAAGCTCATCGGCAACGGGTACCAGCTCATGCGCAGCGCCGCCGCCTACTGGCGCGGCAGCGAGAAGAACCCCCAGCTGCAGCGCATCTACGGCACCGCGTGGGCGACCAAGGACGCGCTCAAGGAGCACCTCGAACGGCTCGCCGAGGCGGAGCGTCGTGACCACCGCCGCCTCGGAACCGAGCTCGACCTGTTCTCCTTCCCTGACGAGATCGGCTCTGGTCTCGCGGTGTTCCACCCCAAGGGCGGGATCATCCGTGCGGAGATGGAGCAGTACTCCCGCAAGCGGCACGTCGAGGAGGGCTACTCCTTCGTCAACACCCCGCACATCACCAAGGAGCAGCTCTTCCAGACCTCGGGGCACCTCGACTGGTACTCGGAGGGCATGTACCCCCCGATGCAGCTCGACGAGGAGCACGACGCCGACGGCGTGGTGCGCAAGGCCGGGCAGAACTACTACCTCAAGCCCATGAACTGCCCGATGCACAACCTCATCTTCGCGTCGCGGGGGCGGTCCTACCGCGAGCTGCCGCTGCGCCTCTTCGAGTTCGGGACCGTCTACCGCTACGAGAAGTCGGGTGTGGTCCACGGGCTCACGCGTGCCCGCGGGTTCACTCAGGACGACGCCCACATCTACTGCTCGCGCGACCAGATGAAGTCCGAGCTCACGAACGCGCTCACGTTCGTCCTCGGCCTGCTCAAGGACTACGGCCTCGACGACTTCTACCTCGAGCTCTCCACCCGCGACCCCGAGAAGTCGGTCGGGTCGGACGAGGTCTGGGAGGAAGCGACCCGCACCCTCGCCGAGGTCGCGGCCGAGTCCGGGCTCGAGCTCGTCGCCGACCCCGAGGGGGCAGCGTTCTACGGACCCAAGATCTCCGTCCAGGCGCGGGACGCCATCGGACGCACGTGGCAGATGTCGACCATCCAGCTCGACTTCAACCTCCCGGAGAAGTTCGACCTCGAGTACGCGGCTGCTGACGGCACCCGTCAGCGTCCGGTGATGATCCACCGTGCGCTCTTCGGTTCCATCGAGCGGTTCTTCGCGGTCCTCACGGAGCACTACGCGGGTGCGTTCCCGGCCTGGCTCGCGCCGGTCCAGGTTCTCGCGGTCCCCGTCGCCGAGCCGTTCAACGACTACCTCGCCGACGTGGTCGCACAGCTGCGTGCGAGCGGGATCCGCGCCGACCTCGACGACAGCAGCGACCGCTTCGCGAAGAAGATCCGCACCGCGTCCACGCAGAAGATCCCGTTCGTGCTCATCGCCGGGGGAGAGGACGCCGAGGCCGGCGCCGTGTCCTTCCGGTACCGCGACGGGCGCCAGGACAACGGCGTACCCATCGCGGACGCGATCGAGCGTGTCCGCGCCGCGGTGCGGGACCGGGTCCAGGTGTGA
- a CDS encoding aminoglycoside 3'-phosphotransferase — protein MPELAWRNALGGQTWRLGDRYLKWSPRAAGIDLGREAERLRWLEGRFPAPHLLGSGDDGAGQWMITAALDAGSAASAVWRARPEQAVRAVAEGLRRLHAVPVAGVPLHWESWVSRTPQELGARPPVDAPVLVHGDACVPNTLVDAEGRFAAIVDVGDLAVGDRWADLAVCAMSLEWNYGTGWDGVFYEAYGVRPDLARIAFYRALRDSES, from the coding sequence GTGCCTGAGCTGGCGTGGAGGAACGCGCTCGGTGGCCAGACATGGCGGCTCGGGGATCGGTACCTCAAGTGGAGCCCCCGTGCCGCTGGCATCGACCTCGGGCGGGAGGCGGAGCGCCTGCGGTGGCTGGAGGGGCGGTTTCCTGCTCCGCACCTGCTGGGTTCGGGTGACGACGGGGCCGGGCAGTGGATGATCACAGCAGCGCTCGACGCAGGCTCGGCCGCGAGCGCGGTCTGGCGGGCCCGCCCGGAGCAGGCTGTGCGGGCTGTCGCCGAGGGGCTTCGACGTCTGCATGCGGTGCCGGTCGCCGGGGTGCCGCTGCACTGGGAGTCGTGGGTGTCGCGGACGCCGCAGGAGCTCGGTGCGCGGCCACCGGTCGATGCCCCGGTGCTGGTGCACGGTGACGCGTGCGTTCCGAACACGCTGGTTGACGCCGAGGGGCGCTTTGCCGCGATCGTCGACGTCGGCGACCTTGCTGTGGGTGACCGCTGGGCTGATCTTGCGGTCTGCGCGATGAGCCTCGAGTGGAACTACGGCACGGGCTGGGACGGTGTGTTCTACGAGGCTTACGGGGTCAGACCTGACCTGGCGCGGATCGCCTTCTATCGCGCCCTCAGGGATTCCGAGTCCTGA
- a CDS encoding HIT family protein: protein MSETSGEHPGVPDALERLWTPHRMIYIGGQDKPVDATSASCPFCSIPARDDEDALIVARGTHAYVVLNLYPYNSGHLLVCPYRHVADYTELTEPEVAEVAALTRTAMSVVREVSSPHGFNLGMNQGAVAGAGIAAHLHQHVVPRWEGDSNFLPVVARTKALPQLLSQTRQLLADRWPTAAAPDHDTSASTPTHEEG from the coding sequence GTGAGCGAGACCTCCGGGGAGCACCCCGGCGTCCCGGACGCGCTCGAACGGCTGTGGACGCCGCACCGGATGATCTACATCGGCGGGCAGGACAAACCTGTCGACGCGACCTCTGCGTCCTGCCCGTTCTGCTCGATCCCCGCGCGCGACGACGAGGACGCCCTCATCGTCGCGCGCGGGACGCACGCCTACGTGGTGCTCAACCTGTACCCGTACAACTCTGGGCACCTCCTCGTGTGCCCGTACCGGCACGTCGCCGACTACACCGAGCTCACCGAGCCCGAGGTCGCCGAGGTCGCCGCACTCACCCGGACAGCGATGTCCGTGGTGCGTGAGGTGTCCTCGCCGCACGGGTTCAACCTCGGGATGAACCAGGGCGCTGTCGCTGGCGCCGGCATCGCCGCTCACCTCCACCAGCACGTCGTGCCCCGGTGGGAGGGCGACTCCAACTTCTTGCCCGTCGTCGCGCGCACCAAGGCGCTCCCGCAGCTGTTGTCCCAGACACGGCAGCTGCTCGCCGACCGGTGGCCCACGGCCGCAGCACCTGACCACGACACGAGTGCGTCCACCCCGACGCACGAGGAGGGATAG
- a CDS encoding glycosyltransferase family 4 protein, whose product MRVGIVCPYSFDVPGGVQFHVRDLAEALMAQGHTVSVLAPADEDTPIPDYITSAGKAIPVKYNGSVARMTFGPRTAAKVRRWLKEGEFDILHLHEPVTPSLGMLALWIAQGPIVGTFHTALIRSRALQMAYPLVRQSLEKISARIAVSEDARRTLVEHMGGDAVVIPNGVYVEKFASASALPDWTGTPGAPTIAFLGRLDEPRKGLPVLTGAIPAILAEVPGARFLVAGRGDDGQAAALEALGEQARSVEFLGSISDDEKAQLLSSVDLYVAPQTGGESFGIVLVEAMSAGACVVASDLGAFERVLDDGQAGFIFRVGDSADLARAVLDALADPAGRAEKISYASRSVLQFDWSTVTGQVLTVYEMVLEASRALGGVREDPSSIRPGRGRWTEVTS is encoded by the coding sequence CTGAGAGTCGGGATCGTCTGCCCGTACTCGTTCGACGTCCCCGGCGGGGTCCAGTTCCACGTCCGCGACCTCGCCGAGGCGCTCATGGCGCAGGGGCACACCGTCTCCGTGCTCGCCCCCGCCGACGAGGACACACCCATCCCCGACTACATCACGTCCGCCGGGAAGGCGATCCCCGTGAAGTACAACGGATCGGTCGCCCGGATGACCTTCGGCCCCCGCACCGCAGCCAAGGTGCGCCGATGGCTCAAGGAGGGCGAGTTCGACATCCTCCACCTCCACGAGCCCGTCACACCGAGCCTCGGCATGCTCGCCCTGTGGATCGCACAAGGACCCATCGTCGGCACCTTCCACACAGCGCTCATCCGGTCACGAGCGCTGCAGATGGCGTACCCGCTCGTCCGCCAGAGCCTCGAGAAGATCTCCGCTCGCATCGCCGTCTCCGAAGACGCACGCCGCACGCTGGTCGAGCACATGGGCGGGGACGCGGTCGTCATCCCCAACGGGGTGTACGTCGAGAAGTTCGCCTCGGCGTCTGCGCTCCCGGACTGGACCGGTACGCCCGGTGCGCCGACCATCGCCTTCCTCGGTCGCCTCGACGAACCTCGCAAGGGCCTGCCGGTCCTGACCGGGGCGATCCCAGCGATCCTCGCTGAGGTCCCGGGCGCACGGTTCCTCGTCGCAGGACGCGGTGACGACGGCCAGGCTGCGGCGCTCGAGGCGCTCGGCGAACAAGCGCGGTCCGTCGAGTTCCTCGGCTCCATCAGCGACGACGAGAAAGCACAGCTGCTCTCCTCTGTCGATCTCTATGTCGCGCCGCAGACCGGCGGGGAGAGCTTCGGCATCGTGCTCGTCGAGGCCATGAGCGCCGGGGCGTGCGTCGTCGCGAGCGACCTCGGTGCCTTCGAGCGCGTCCTCGACGACGGCCAGGCAGGCTTCATCTTCCGCGTCGGAGACAGCGCCGACCTCGCCCGAGCAGTCCTCGACGCGCTCGCCGACCCGGCCGGCCGAGCCGAGAAGATCTCCTACGCGAGCCGCAGCGTGCTCCAGTTCGACTGGTCGACCGTGACCGGTCAGGTGCTCACCGTCTACGAGATGGTCCT